The Balneolaceae bacterium genome segment TCCCAGGGCTGTCGATCGCGGAAGGGGTGAGGCACCGCCCGCATGTACCGTAAACCTTCCCGGTTCCACGGCTCTCCTGCCCTCGGGTGTAACGACCGTCATCTGTTCGGGCAGAATCTCAAAATCGAGGGTGGCCGTCTGGCCGGGTCGCAGGCGCACGCGCCGGAAGTCCACCAGCCGGTATCGGGGAATACGCACGGCGGACTCATGGTCCTCCAGGTAGATCTGCACCACCTCCTCGCCGGGACGATCCCCGCGATTGGTGACCTCCACGGTTACCCGCACGGTATCCCCAGAGGCTATCGCGCGACCGCCTTCGTCCCTGACATGCTGCCCCGCCTGCCGGAGGATTACCTCTCCGTAGCTGAACTGCGTGTAGGAGAGCCCGAAGCCGAAGGGATAGAGCGGTTCATTCTCAAGGAAGCGGTAGGTTCGACTCTCCATGGAATAGTCGTCAAAGGGAGGCAGGTCGGCCGTGCGATAGGGCACCGTAACCGGCAGCCTCCCCGAGGGATTTGCCCGCCCGAAAAGCAGGTCGGCCAAGGCCTCCCCGCCAGCCTCCCCCGGGTAGCCCGCCCAGATCACCGCGTCGGCCATCTCATGAATCTCCGGTATGGCGCGTGGACTCCCCCCCGTCACCACCACGACCAGCGGTCCGTCGTATCCCTCACGCAGCGCGCGCACCCACTCCACCTGGTGAGGCGGAAGTTCCACCACCGGTTCCTCCGATCCGAATACCGCTTCCCTGCCCTCCCCCTCGAAACGGGGACTGAGTCCAATACACGCTACGATGGCCCCGGTGGTCTGGGCCTGGCTGATGCCCCATCCGCTCTCGGCCACCGAGCCCTCCTCGATGTCGATGCCGGGATAGTGGATCACCTTGGTGCCTCCGCCGACCGCGCCGGTCACCCCTTCCAGGAAGGTGGAGAGCCGGGCCGAGGTGCCGTGGTAGTTGCCCAGGAGCACTTCGGCCGAGGTGGCCGTGGGTCCCATCACCGCCAGGCTGGGCAGCTGCGCCTCAAGTGGCAGCACATTCTCGTTCTTAAGCAGCACCATGCTTCGTGCCGCGGTCTCACGGGCCAGCTCATGATGCTCGTCCGTAGCCAGGTCTCCTTCGCCCAGCTCGCGCCAGGGGTCGCGTCCCGGCGGATCGAACATTCCCAGCCGAAACAGTGTGGGCAGGCTCTCGCGGAGCGCGCGGTCCAGGTCGGCCTCCTCCGCCAGCCCTCCTTCGAGGGCCGCCCGCAGATTGTTCGCCCAGCTTCCGCCGCAGTTGATGTTGACCCCCGCCTTCAGGGCCATGGCCGCGGCCTCTTGGGGAG includes the following:
- a CDS encoding glycoside hydrolase family 3 N-terminal domain-containing protein; amino-acid sequence: MLSCAVFVSTTRAQERAWEDPEMDIPQRVEALIGALESGEKIDLLLADSPGVPRLDIPPYHWWNEALHGVARNGRATVFPQAINLGATFDPVQIHRVGEAISTEARAKFNLARRQGNRGQYAGLTFWSPTVNIFRDLRWGRGQETYGEDPLLTGSIGSALVRGMQGGHPEYLKAAAAAKHFAVHSGPEAGRSSFDAAVSPRDLTETYLPPFEMLVNDAEVEGVMCAYNRINGIPACADEALLRDMLRGSWNFNGYVVSDCGAIGNIYGYHEYADSPQEAAAMALKAGVNINCGGSWANNLRAALEGGLAEEADLDRALRESLPTLFRLGMFDPPGRDPWRELGEGDLATDEHHELARETAARSMVLLKNENVLPLEAQLPSLAVMGPTATSAEVLLGNYHGTSARLSTFLEGVTGAVGGGTKVIHYPGIDIEEGSVAESGWGISQAQTTGAIVACIGLSPRFEGEGREAVFGSEEPVVELPPHQVEWVRALREGYDGPLVVVVTGGSPRAIPEIHEMADAVIWAGYPGEAGGEALADLLFGRANPSGRLPVTVPYRTADLPPFDDYSMESRTYRFLENEPLYPFGFGLSYTQFSYGEVILRQAGQHVRDEGGRAIASGDTVRVTVEVTNRGDRPGEEVVQIYLEDHESAVRIPRYRLVDFRRVRLRPGQTATLDFEILPEQMTVVTPEGRRAVEPGRFTVHAGGASPLPRSTALGAPEFATAGFTVR